From the genome of Bacillota bacterium, one region includes:
- a CDS encoding SpoVA/SpoVAEb family sporulation membrane protein, protein MMKVVMAFVIGGGLCVLAQLVLDLGRVTPAHVLVGAVVIGAILSGFGLYSPLVHLGGAGATVPLLGFGHSLVQGVLRDFTLRGWPGLLTGGFSAAAVGLSTVIILATLAALVTRPKRKY, encoded by the coding sequence ATGATGAAGGTAGTGATGGCCTTCGTCATCGGTGGCGGTCTCTGCGTCCTCGCTCAATTGGTCCTCGACCTCGGGCGGGTCACGCCCGCCCACGTCCTGGTCGGAGCGGTGGTCATCGGGGCCATTCTGAGCGGGTTCGGGCTCTACAGCCCGCTGGTCCACCTGGGCGGGGCCGGCGCCACCGTACCCCTCCTCGGTTTCGGGCATTCTCTGGTTCAGGGGGTCCTCCGGGATTTCACCCTCCGCGGCTGGCCGGGCCTCCTGACCGGCGGCTTTTCCGCCGCCGCGGTAGGTCTGTCGACGGTAATCATCCTGGCCACCCTGGCCGCCCTGGTGACCCGGCCGAAGCGGAAGTACTAG